The Armatimonadota bacterium region GCACAAGCAATCTGCAGGGCGAACCAGCTCTTGCCCACTTTGGGGCGTCCCACCAGTAAGGTCAGTCCACCTTCCGGCAGGATGTCCGGCACTAAGTAAGTCAGCGGGTCAAACTCTTTCGCCATCAGTTCGCGCAGACTGATTGTCCGACGCGGTGCTGGCTGGGGCACTGCAGCGTTACCATACTGCTGGCGCAGAGCTTTCGCAGCTGCATGGAAGTCGCCGCCATGCTCCAGCAGGGTGTATACTGCGAATGGGGAATAAGCGCGTCCTGCCTCAAAGGGTGGCGCGTTCGTGCTGAACACATACAGCGTGCCCAACTGGGGATGCCACGAAGCACTCACTCCTCGCTCTTTGCCCGGACGGGTCAGGTAGATGTTGCCCTCGCGCCCATTGCCTGCAACACACCAACCGTGCTTTTGGAGCAGATTCAGCACGTCGGCTTCTGCGTTGAACCTGTCGCCTACGCGCTGTGCTTCACCCGTCACGCGCAGGGGTTCAGGGGGTTTGCGGTCCAGGCTGTGGGCGATGCACAGCAGGTCTTCTACCTGCTCACTGCTCAGCAGGGGTGCATCGGTCAGGTCGTGGCGAACCATGCGGTAAGGCTTGCCTGCAGGATGAACCTGTGCCGGCGACGGTGGCACGATGGCATACGCACCTTCACCGCGAATCTCAACCAGGGTGTTGCCCGCTTCATCTCGTGCCAGCACTTGCGTTGGCAGTGGCTCTGGGGTGCGGAAGTATAAGTGCTTGCCACCGCTCGGTGTCTCCGCGCATGGCAGCCGTTCCAGCAGTTCAGGGTCATGCTCCCGCAGCAGTTCGGCGAACGCGCTCCACGCGCTGGGGTCGTCAAAGTCCATCACCGCCAGATTGCTGGACACCTTGCCTGCCACCACAGCGACACCCAGCACATGCCCGTTGCCAAACCACTGGCGCAGGTCGGCTTCGGTGGGCAGTTCGCCCTGGTAACGCTTCCAGCTGGAAACCGCCGGTGCTTTGCTGCCGTCAGCGCGGATGGGCAGGATGCTCAAGCCAGCCCGCTGGTAGCGGAGCGCGGTAGAAAGAAGTTCATTGCTTGCCCACGCCGTCGTCTGCTCGGGGGGGACGCTGGACGGGTTAACGGTTTTCATGTTGGCGCCCCACCTCCACCGATTGCATAGCCTCAAACCACCGCTCAAAAGCCAGGCGTGGGACGCGACGGCGTCCGCCCAAATAGACGCTGGGCAGTTCTCCAGAGTTGAGCAGCTTCCTTGCAGTTGCCTCGCACACACCGAGTGCCCGCGCAACGTCACGAAGATTGAGAAAATCTCGCATGGTTTCACCTCCTATGAGGTGCACCACTGTGTTGGGGGAAAGGACGCAGGAGAGAAGCGTTCCAGATGTAAAATCGGTATATTGATTTTATATGCAATCAGTATATTGTGTTTATATTCAAAACTGTGGTATAATCAAGTTACGAAGAGTTACTGTTGTAACCTCAGGCTACCGTTCCAACCTGGGGTTACCGTTCTCTCCTGCGCCTCTGTGCCCCCAACACAGAGGCGCATCTTTCTTACCATAAGTATACCACAAATTAGCGTTCCTGTCTACCTATTTTGTCTGTTCAGTGCATCTTCAGCATTCTCAACGGGCTATGCTGCTGGTGCGCTTGCCGTAAGTCGGTTTCCACCAGTTGCACGTAGTGCTTGAGCATGGCGAAGTCCCGATGCCCCAGCAGTTCGCGCAGATGCTCCAAACTCATGCCGGAGCGCAGTGAGTAAATGGCGAACGTCCGCCGAAACACGTGACACCCCAGATGCTCCTTCAGTCCGGCACGCTTGCCCACGCGCTGGATGGCTTCCTGCACACCGTGCACGGTCAACGGGTTGCCGTCTACACCTACCCACAGTGGAGATTCAGCGTCCAACCGGTGGGGGCAGCTCTGCACATACTTGCGGATGGCTAACCGTGTCTGTGCGCTCAAGCACACAAGCCGGGTGCGTCGGCTCTTACCGTTCACCGTGAAGGTCTCCGTCGTGCCGTCCGCAACGGTCATCTGCACCAGTTCGCCCACGCGCAATCCCGTGTCCAGCAGCGTCAGCACCAGAGCGTGGTCCCGTCGGCGGAGCCAGTCGTTGCCCGCGCACGCTTGCAGGATGCGTCGAATCTCGTCTTCGGTCAGCGGCGGCTTGCAGACCGTGTCGGTCTTCGGTGCAGACACTTTCCGCATGGGGTCAATGTTCAGCAGTTCGTTGCGCACGAGCCACCGGAAGAAAGCACGCAGTGCTCTGTAGTCGGCGTGCACAGTGTGCAGGCTGGACACTTGCTGCTGGCGGTGGAGCAAGTACCGGCGCAGCGTGAAGGGGTCAATCTGCTCCAGTGGCATGTTCACGGCGTGCGCAAATCGGGCGAGTGTGTCCCGGTAGAAGCGCACGGTTCGTGGTCTCAGTCCACGTGCTTGCGCGTCTTCGCAGAACAGTTCCACCGCAGTGTGAAGAGAATACGCGCTGTTGACAGTGTCGCGAATCTGAAGGTTTGTGCTTGTGTGCATGGTGTTGTGCTCCTTTCGTGGAACACAACATCTTGTGGTGATTCGGCGGAATCTGGCGTGTGGGGCACAAGATGGCGCGCCCGGAGGGACTCGAACCCCCAACCCTCAGATCCGAAGTCTGATGCTCTATCCATTGAGCTACGGGCGCGCTCCAAAATATATTATCCCACAAAAGCGACCAAATCGCAAGGTACCGCAGGACAGGATTCGGAGCATGGGCGGAGAATCAGAAAAACAGCTAAACTCCAGTGGAGGTGTGACTATGGGCAACACTGGCCGCTTTCAAGGGCAGTATTTCTCGGGCAAAGGCGATGTGGAGTACTTGCAGCTGCTGGACACTGCACGCCGGATGTTTGACCCCGACCCCGAGTTCCAGAATCTGCCGATGCTGTATACCCCGCAATGGAACGGTCTGGTCGAGGGACCCACGTGGAACGCCTGGTGGATACAAAACAGCTACGGGACCACTTACTGTGCGCTGCCGTTCCTGCTGGAGCCATACATCACTTTCCTGCAGAACGCGCAGGATCTGTGGTTTGACCAGATGGGCGACGGCAAAACCGTGCGCCCCTTCCAGATGGGAGAGCTTCGTTTGGACTGGATTCCGCCCGACGGTTGCCTGTGTGACGCTGCCGCCCCGGGCTGGTTTGTCGCAAAACAGGGGGATGGGCGGGTGGACATCCACGACTGGGGCATGGAGTTCACCGCCGCAGGGCTGTTGATGCAGGCGGAACTGCTGTTGATTAGTCGCAACCCTGAAGCCATCGACCGCTACCTGCCCAAACTGGAGCGCTGCGCGGAGTTCATCGAAAGCAGGCGAGATCCGAGAAACAACCTTTTCCTCGCAGGACCGGCTGGGAACTTGCTCGCCCCCAGTTATGCAGGCTGGAAGCGTCCGGACGGCACATACGATATGGCATATCTCGCCGGATTGTCTATCACGACCATCGCTGCGCTGGACAGGCTTATCGAGTTGGAGAAGCTGGCAGGCAATGCACGCAAGGCACGCCTATACACGGGGCGGCGTGAGCGAGCGCGCAGGGGGCTGGCGCTGCTGACCACGGAGGAGGGGTACTTCATCAAATCGCTGGACCCCGACGGCACGAAACACGGTGTGTACGGCGCGCCCAAGCACGGCTACTTCGAAGCCCCGCCCAACCACGACGCCATCTGTTTCCGTGTTGTGGACGATGAGCAGGCACAGCGCATCTACGCCAAGATGGCTTCCATCCCCGGCTTGCGCCCGTACGATTTCATCCTGCCCAACTACCCATCACTGGACGACATGTATACGGAGCCGGAGGGCTTGTGGGCTTTCGGGACGTGGGTGAACGGTGGGCACTGGTCTACCTGCGAAGCGCGCATGATTATGGCATACTACCGCCTCGGCAAGTACGAAGACGCTCGTCGTTCCATGAAGCGGTTGCTGGACTTTGCCCGCCGATTTCGTCTGGACAACCCGCTGGTGAAGTTTGGAAGCGACGTGTATCAGCCGGGAGAACCCATCAACATCACTTACGACGCCTTTGGTCCCCCTGCCGCGATGGTGCGTGGGCTGTTCGAGTATCTCTACCGCGCCGACGGGTTGACGTTGATACCGCATATACCGGCTGGTATCACCGAATTGCATCAGCGCTTCCCAGTGCGCCTGGGCAAGAAGCGTTTATACCTGTCTGCGGTGGGGCAGGGGAGTGTGCACAGGGTGCTGGTCAACGGTAAAGACTGGCAATGGCATGACGAAACGTCGGTGTTTCTGCCTGAGGGGCATACGCCAGAGGAGGCGACGATACAGGTAGTACTGGGTGATGCAAAGCCCACCCGTGTACCCAAGCCTGCCGTGCCCGTTCCTGCGAAGTCGGTGCTGAGCGAGTTCGCGAAAGTGTCCGCACCAGCGTCACTGGCGCCGCTCAGGGAAAGGGTATCTACCTTCGCCCGTTTCCTGCAGCGATTAGAGCAGGCGGGGCTGGCTCAGACATACGAAGGTTCTCATGCCCAGCTGATACTGAGGCAGTGGCTGACGGTGTTGAGACGGGTAGAATTGCAGAGCATGGGCAAGCTGGCACGACTGCCCGAACCATCACAAACGGCTGCTGATAAGAGCTACGTGGATACCCTCACCAAACTGTGCGACGGTCTGGAGAAGGTGCTGGACGGCTACGCGCATTCGCGCCTTGCTGAAAAGCGGCGCCTTGCTGAAATATGGCAGGAAGTGAAAAAGGGGTAGCTGGAGGACGTGTCATTGCGAGGCGCCACCATTGCGCTTTTGTCGTGTGGAACGTTAGCGAAGCATCTCGTGCCACCCCTGTCATACTGAACAGGTTAAAGCCTCTCAGAGATTCTTCGCTTCCCCTCGCAATGACAGGTTGCTGCTTTGGCAAACTGTCAGCGTGCCTCGCAATGACACGGTTCGGTTACTTTCGAATATGCTTGCGCTTGGCGCGGTCAATGCCGGCGTCGCGTTTCTTCTCATCCAGATGCCATAGCCCACCACGCAGGTAGAACGCCTGGAACGCGCTTAACACTGAAGCCACCCTTCTGCGCCGGGTGCGTCGGATGACATTGACCTCGCCGAGAACGCTCAGGAACTCCATGCCTCCGCGGTGTGTGCTGAGAATCTCACAGATGATGTCGAAGGTGGAGTAGCTCTGAGCCATACGGGTGCTCATATCCAGCAGCTCTTCGTAGCGCGTGCGGCTGATGTGCACGCGCTGGTCCAGCGTATCTTCCCAGCGCACCTTGAAGACGAACGGGTCCTCCGTGCGGGTGAGGGTAAAGACCAGCCCCGACACCGCCTCGCGCGTGGCGTACCATTCCAGCAAGCCGTAGATGAGCCGGACGCTCTGGTTCACATACACTTCGGTATAGCGCTCACCTGTGGTCTCGTCGATAAAAGTCACCTGCTGGAGGGCTGGCTCTTTCAGGAAGAAGCCAGCAGGTATCTGGCAGAGCGGGAAGGTGCCAATCTCCTTGTGGCGTGCCTTGACCACGCACTGTACGCTCTCGGGCACCGGAAAGATGGTGACCTCCTCCTCTTCGTCGCCCACGTCCTGCGCCACCGGGTCTTGAATATCGGAGCGCAGCGTACCGGAGAGCCCTTCGTCCTCCAGGTCAATCTCCAGGGCTTCGCCCTCTTCGGTATAGAACTGCACCTCTGGAAAGCGCAGGCTCTCAGGCACTTCGAACAGGTAGGCAGGCAGGTTCTGCGAGTTGACAAACCGCGTGCCGCCCAGCCATGTTACCCGTTCATCCTGCTTCAGGGACTGGATAATGGTCTGCAGGTCATTGGCGTACGTGGGGTCGCCGGGCGACAGGTCAAAGAATCGAAGCGCCAGATCATCTGCCGTCACCACCTTAGGAGACTGCAGCACATGGCGCACCATTTCTTCTACGTCCTCTACCGACAGCACCAGCGGCTCTGCCATCAACTGCGCCAGCACGCCTGCCATCTGTTTGGCTTGCGGACGTATCGCCTCTATCCATTGGGACGTCCACTCCGCCAGTGCCCAGTGCGTGACGGGTTCCAGTGCGTCGTTTTCCTGCAGAGGAAGTGCTATGAGCCCTTCCGCGTCTATCAGGCTCTGGTAAGCCTGCACCGCATCGAAGGTTTCGGGGTTCTTGTACCACTGCAGGAAAGCGACAAAACGCGCCGAGAGCGGAACGCCCGCTGTGCGTAACAGGGCGATGACCGACTCTGGCGACCCATCGAACTTCGAGTGCTTTTGCAACAGCTTTTGTGCTTCCGCGAAGTCCACGTAGTTGTAGAAAGCAACGTCCTCTGGGGTGTTGTAATCGGTGCGCAGTAGCCACTCGCGCAGACCGATTCGGTTGTCCGGCAGGCGGAAAAAGTGTTCGGCGGAAAGGCGGTATGCCATGACCGCCATCGCCTCTGGAGTGCGGCGATACACTTCAGCAAGCAAGTAGGCAAGCGACTCCAGGGCGACGGGCTGCCCGACCTGGCGCAGGATGCGCTCTATCAGCGCGTACACGGGGCGAGTGGGATCCTCGTAGCGTATGGAGATCGTCCATCGCCGTTCCGTGGAGAGAAACAGGTCCGAGTTCGCTCCCAGTGTGTAGCGCAGCAGGTCCGTATCCAGAGAGAGTAGCCCACAGGCTTCCTGCAGCTCCGACATCTTCGCGGGCTCTCGGAAGCGCAGGAGCGC contains the following coding sequences:
- a CDS encoding tyrosine recombinase XerC, whose amino-acid sequence is MHTSTNLQIRDTVNSAYSLHTAVELFCEDAQARGLRPRTVRFYRDTLARFAHAVNMPLEQIDPFTLRRYLLHRQQQVSSLHTVHADYRALRAFFRWLVRNELLNIDPMRKVSAPKTDTVCKPPLTEDEIRRILQACAGNDWLRRRDHALVLTLLDTGLRVGELVQMTVADGTTETFTVNGKSRRTRLVCLSAQTRLAIRKYVQSCPHRLDAESPLWVGVDGNPLTVHGVQEAIQRVGKRAGLKEHLGCHVFRRTFAIYSLRSGMSLEHLRELLGHRDFAMLKHYVQLVETDLRQAHQQHSPLRMLKMH